One region of Culex pipiens pallens isolate TS chromosome 2, TS_CPP_V2, whole genome shotgun sequence genomic DNA includes:
- the LOC120430516 gene encoding thioester-containing protein 1 allele R1-like isoform X6 — protein MGHLDVAHLRMATSAVICLALVSMCSAEGFYSIVASNLLRPNSEYHVSVNNLNIADTVRFRITLNNTDTGVPVASEDVNLGPGESRLIPFSIGDIPQAEYGLTAEGLSGFTFRNETRITYQAKSFSVLVQTDKAIYKPGDTVRFRVLVLDPNTKPLQKVDTIKVHITDGKSNRIKQWSDAQLVKGVFESELALSSAPVLGRWMVNVEVLEKTTTKEFEVDEYVLPKFEVTIESPGITTFKDGKVKAIVRAKYTYGKPVKGEATVSAYPDFRFHYVQPFERDVITRKTVPVDGKGSVEFELRDEIKLEGDYTRDIVIEAVVEEELTGRKQNATTKVKIYDKRYKMELIKSADKFKPGLPYTAWLKASFQDGAPIQDSVNQVEVTQESGWPERNTTKRSYTLDQNGMAKLVVNTDIEADYVEFKAEYLGSVFYLGSISKGWVKTNAYVRAKVLTEVPTINKDVTVDVSATVPMKYFSYQVLGRGDVIVGGTIPVPDRTLHTFRFPASFAMVPRAKLVVSFVQDDGELVSDSVEIEFGNDLQNFLKVTLSKAESKPGEDVDIVVNTNPDSYVGLLGVDQSVLLLKSGNDITSGQVFDELKMYEQPSYGYYRRKRFAPWRHYNTYDDFNDVGATIMTNANEPPRAVYDGPYYSHSFDFDSDVVDGIAPMMAMPMAESNFVAAKLPVTVRKSFPETWLWKHVVEDSFSGQKTITKKVPDTITSWIITGFSVNPVYGLGLTQQPRKLNVFLPFFVSTNLPYSVKRGEIVSIPVVIFNYMESGQTAEVTFDNSEYEFEFADVENEIHENSKAETSRKKTVEVPSNSGRTVSFMIRPTKLGHITIKVTATTALAGDGVERQLLVEPEGLPQFVNKAAFVDLRSAPEVMKNFTVEVPKNAVPDSTRVEVSVIGDVLGSTVQNLDSLIRMPYGCGEQNMLNFVPNIVVLDYLKGTDQLTSKIEQKAKKFMESGYQRELTYRHDDGSFSAFGNSDPKGSTWLTAFVARSFKQAASHISVEEAIIDKALEWLSDQQASNGSFPEVGKVSHKDMQGGSGEGIALTAYTLIAFLENRNLLPKYQNIVNKAVDYVARNIDGLNDVYALAIAAYALQLADHSSKDFTLSQLDGKATTDGDTKWWHKPIPESDSKNPWYGKPNSVNVEMSSYAMLSFLEAGLDTDALPIMKWLISQRNDKGGFQSTQDTVVGLQALAKLAAKISSKNNDVTIVVSYNENQQREIKVNSENNLILQKFELPSTAKNVDIKATGRGFAIVSLGYKYNMNVTGEWPRFVLDPQVNKNSNQDYLHLSVCTSFVPTTGQNSSNMAVMEVGFPSGFTADSDTLPSLENMDYIKKVELKDGDTIVVLYFDSLDRNELCPTISAFRTHKVAKQKPAPVVIYDYYDNSRIARQFYDGPKSTVCDICENEDCGESCSIRSQKQRSPKDDNGTADVKAVSGAVTVGALSTMHVLVAVLLLKMFY, from the exons aTTTTATTCAATTGTTGCCTCAAATCTGCTGCGACCCAATTCTGAATACCACGTGTCGGTTAACAATTTGAACATCGCAGACACCGTCCGATTTCGGATTACCCTGAACAACACCGACACTGGAGTACCCGTGGCCAGCGAGGATGTGAATCTAGGCCCCGGAGAGTCTCGCCTGATTCCGTTCAGC ATTGGTGATATTCCTCAGGCCGAGTACGGCCTAACTGCCGAAGGGTTATCTGGGTTCACGTTCAGGAACGAAACCAGAATCACGTACCAGGCAAAGAGCTTCTCCGTGTTGGTGCAAACCGATAAGGCAATCTACAAGCCCGGTGATACGGTGCGATTCCGGGTGTTGGTTTTGGATCCGAACACGAAGCCGCTGCAGAAGGTGGACACCATCAAGGTGCACATTACGGACGGCAAGAGCAACCGGATCAAGCAGTGGAGCGATGCACAGTTGGTAAAGGGCGTCTTCGAGTCGGAACTGGCACTTTCCAGCGCTCCGGTGCTGGGTCGTTGGATGGTCAATGTGGAGGTATTGGAGAAGACCACTACGAAGGAGTTTGAGGTAGACGAGTACGTGCTGCCCAAGTTTGAAGTTACCATCGAGTCTCCCGGGATAACGACGTTCAAGGATGGCAAAGTTAAGGCGATTGTGCGAGCCAAGTACACGTACGGAAAGCCTGTGAAAGGAGAAGCTACCGTTTCGGCATATCCCGATTTCCGGTTCCATTATGTGCAACCGTTTGAACGTGATGTTATCACCAGGAAGACCGTCCCAGTAGATGGCAAGGGATCGGTGGAATTCGAGCTACGTGACGAAATCAAGCTTGAGGGTGATTACACAAGAGACATTGTGATCGAGGCTGTAGTTGAGGAGGAGTTGACGGGCCGTAAGCAGAATGCTACAACAAAGGTTAAGATTTACGACAAAAGGTACAAAATGGAACTGATTAAGTCTGCGGACAAGTTTAAGCCCGGACTACCGTACACTGCATGGTTGAAGGCTAGTTTCCAAGATGGAGCACCGATTCAGGACAGCGTTAATCAGGTAGAGGTTACACAAGAGTCAGGATGGCCAGAACGCAACACCACGAAACGTAGCTATACTCTGGACCAAAACGGAATGGCCAAGCTGGTGGTGAACACGGACATCGAAGCGGATTATGTTGAGTTTAAGGCAGAATATTTGGGATCTGTGTTCTACCTGGGATCGATTTCGAAGGGTTGGGTGAAAACAAATGCCTATGTCCGTGCAAAGGTCCTGACAGAAGTGCCCACCATCAACAAGGACGTTACCGTTGATGTCTCGGCTACGGTTCCGATGAAGTACTTTAGCTACCAAGTGCTGGGTCGGGGGGATGTTATTGTCGGTGGAACCATTCCCGTTCCGGATCGCACCCTGCACACCTTCCGCTTCCCGGCCAGCTTTGCGATGGTTCCCCGGGCAAAGTTGGTTGTCTCTTTCGTTCAGGACGATGGTGAGCTTGTCAGCGATAGCGTCGAAATTGAATTTGGCAATGATTTGCAGAATTTC CTTAAAGTTACACTTTCCAAGGCCGAATCGAAGCCGGGCGAGGATGTTGACATTGTGGTGAACACGAACCCGGACTCGTACGTGGGATTGCTTGGTGTTGACCAGAGTGTCCTGCTGCTAAAGAGCGGTAATGACATTACCAGCGGGCAGGTGTTTGACGAGCTAAAGATGTACGAACAGCCCAGCTACGGATATTACAGGAGGAAGCGTTTCGCTCCGTGGCGCCACTATAATACCTACGATGATTTCAAT gATGTAGGAGCAACCATTATGACCAACGCCAATGAACCTCCAC GTGCAGTGTACGATGGACCTTATTACAGTCACTCGTTTGATTTCGATTCTGACGTTGTGGATGGCATAGCACCAATGATGGCGATGCCAATGGCTGAATCCAACTTTGTTGCTGCGAAACTTCCTGTCACAGTTAGAAAATCATTTCCTGAAACATGGCTTTGGAAGCATGTTGTTGAAGATAG CTTTAGCGGCCAAAAGACCATCACCAAAAAGGTTCCGGACACGATCACCTCCTGGATCATCACCGGTTTCTCGGTGAATCCCGTCTACGGTCTCGGATTGACCCAACAACCACGCAAGCTGAATGTGTTCTTGCCGTTCTTCGTGTCCACCAATCTGCCGTACTCGGTGAAGCGTGGTGAGATCGTATCCATCCCGGTGGTCATCTTCAACTACATGGAATCGGGCCAGACTGCTGAGGTAACGTTCGACAACAGCGAGTACGAGTTCGAGTTTGCCGATGTGGAGAACGAAATCCATGAAAATTCGA AAGCGGAAACGTCCCGCAAAAAGACCGTCGAGGTGCCGTCCAACAGTGGCCGCACGGTTTCGTTCATGATTCGACCGACCAAGCTGGGACACATCACGATCAAGGTAACCGCCACGACGGCACTGGCTGGTGATGGAGTTGAGAGACAGCTGCTCGTAGAACCGGAAGGACTTCCGCAGTTCGTGAACAAGGCTGCGTTCGTTGATCTGCGATCGGCTCCGGAAGTGATGAAGAACTTTACCGTCGAGGTGCCGAAGAATGCCGTGCCGGATTCGACCCGCGTCGAGGTGTCGGTGATTG GTGACGTGCTGGGATCTACCGTGCAGAACCTCGACTCGCTCATCCGAATGCCGTATGGATGTGGTGAACAGAACATGCTGAACTTTGTTCCGAACATTGTCGTTCTGGATTATCTGAAGGGAACGGATCAGTTGACGAGCAAGATTGAGCAGAAGGCAAAGAAGTTTATGGAGTCCGGCTATCAGCGAGAGTTGACCTACCGACACGATGATGGATCGTTCAGTGCGTTTGGAAATTCGGATCCTAAGGGTAGCACGTGGTTGACGGCGTTTGTTGCCCGTTCGTTCAAGCAGGCTGCCAGCCATATCAGTGTCGAGGAAGCGATCATCGATAAGGCTTTGGAATGGCTGAGCGACCAACAGGCCTCCAACGGAAGCTTCCCAGAGGTTGGTAAGGTTTCGCACAAGGATATGCAGGGAGGATCTGGCGAGGGAATCGCATTGACCGCTTACACGCTGATCGCGTTCTTGGAAAACAGGAATCTGCTTCCGAAGTATCAGAACATCGTGAACAAGGCAGTGGATTACGTTGCACGTAATATCGATGGATTGAACGACGTTTATGCTCTAGCAATTGCCGCCTATGCGCTGCAGTTGGCTGATCACAGCTCGAAGGACTTTACCCTGTCGCAGTTGGACGGCAAGGCCACAACCGATGGAGACACCAAGTGGTGGCATAAACCAATCCCGGAAAGCGACAGCAAGAATCCTTGGTACGGAAAGCCAAACTCGGTGAATGTGGAGATGAGTTCTTACGCCATGCTATCGTTCTTGGAGGCCGGTTTGGACACTGATGCGTTGCCAATTATGAAGTGGCTGATCAGTCAGCGTAACGACAAGGGTGGATTCCAGTCGACCCAAGATACGGTCGTTGGACTGCAAGCTTTGGCTAAACTGGCTGCAAAGATCTCCTCAAAGAACAACGATGTTACGATCGTGGTCTCGTACAATGAAAACCAGCAACGTGAGATCAAGGTGAACTCCGAGAATAACCTGATCCTGCAAAAGTTTGAGCTTCCTTCCACTGCGAAAAATGTAGACATCAAGGCCACTGGACGTGGATTTGCTATCGTGTCGCTGGGATACAAGTACAATATGAATGTGACTGGAGAATGGCCACGTTTTGTGCTGGATCCTCAGGTGAATAAGAACTCCAATCAAGACTATCTTCATTTGTCGGTTTGCACTAGTTTTGTTCCGACGACGGGCCAAAACAGTTCTAACATGGCAGTCATGGAGGTTGGTTTCCCAAGTGGGTTCACCGCAGATTCGGATACGCTACCGTCGCTGGAGAACATGGACTACATCAAG AAAGTGGAACTGAAGGACGGCGACACGATCGTGGTACTCTACTTTGACAGTTTGGACCGTAACGAGTTGTGCCCAACGATTTCAGCGTTCCGGACGCACAAGGTAGCCAAGCagaagcctgctccggtggtcATCTACGATTACTACGACAACT CTCGTATCGCTCGCCAGTTCTACGATGGGCCCAAGTCGACGGTGTGCGACATCTGCGAGAATGAAGATTGTGGCGAGTCGTGCTCGATCCGGTCGCAGAAGCAGCGTTCTCCCAAGGATGACAACGGCACTGCGGATGTTAAGGCAGTTAGTGGTGCTGTTACAGTTGGTGCGTTGTCCACGATGCATGTGTTGGTGGCTGTTTTATTGCTGAAAATGTTTTACTAA
- the LOC120430516 gene encoding thioester-containing protein 1 allele R1-like isoform X9 encodes MGHLDVAHLRMATSAVICLALVSMCSAEGFYSIVASNLLRPNSEYHVSVNNLNIADTVRFRITLNNTDTGVPVASEDVNLGPGESRLIPFSIGDIPQAEYGLTAEGLSGFTFRNETRITYQAKSFSVLVQTDKAIYKPGDTVRFRVLVLDPNTKPLQKVDTIKVHITDGKSNRIKQWSDAQLVKGVFESELALSSAPVLGRWMVNVEVLEKTTTKEFEVDEYVLPKFEVTIESPGITTFKDGKVKAIVRAKYTYGKPVKGEATVSAYPDFRFHYVQPFERDVITRKTVPVDGKGSVEFELRDEIKLEGDYTRDIVIEAVVEEELTGRKQNATTKVKIYDKRYKMELIKSADKFKPGLPYTAWLKASFQDGAPIQDSVNQVEVTQESGWPERNTTKRSYTLDQNGMAKLVVNTDIEADYVEFKAEYLGSVFYLGSISKGWVKTNAYVRAKVLTEVPTINKDVTVDVSATVPMKYFSYQVLGRGDVIVGGTIPVPDRTLHTFRFPASFAMVPRAKLVVSFVQDDGELVSDSVEIEFGNDLQNFLKVTLSKAESKPGEDVDIVVNTNPDSYVGLLGVDQSVLLLKSGNDITSGQVFDELKMYEQPSYGYYRRKRFAPWRHYNTYDDFNDVGATIMTNANEPPRTMFEGFLDSGFDGGMVPVMAMAASSSFTTKIPSQVRKSFPESWIWDSIDDRNSFSGQKTITKKVPDTITSWIITGFSVNPVYGLGLTQQPRKLNVFLPFFVSTNLPYSVKRGEIVSIPVVIFNYMESGQTAEVTFDNSEYEFEFADVENEIHENSKAETSRKKTVEVPSNSGRTVSFMIRPTKLGHITIKVTATTALAGDGVERQLLVEPEGLPQFVNKAAFVDLRSAPEVMKNFTVEVPKNAVPDSTRVEVSVIGDVLGSTVQNLDSLIRMPYGCGEQNMLNFVPNIVVLDYLKGTDQLTSKIEQKAKKFMESGYQRELTYRHDDGSFSAFGNSDPKGSTWLTAFVARSFKQAASHISVEEAIIDKALEWLSDQQASNGSFPEVGKVSHKDMQGGSGEGIALTAYTLIAFLENRNLLPKYQNIVNKAVDYVARNIDGLNDVYALAIAAYALQLADHSSKDFTLSQLDGKATTDGDTKWWHKPIPESDSKNPWYGKPNSVNVEMSSYAMLSFLEAGLDTDALPIMKWLISQRNDKGGFQSTQDTVVGLQALAKLAAKISSKNNDVTIVVSYNENQQREIKVNSENNLILQKFELPSTAKNVDIKATGRGFAIVSLGYKYNMNVTGEWPRFVLDPQVNKNSNQDYLHLSVCTSFVPTTGQNSSNMAVMEVGFPSGFTADSDTLPSLENMDYIKKVELKDGDTIVVLYFDSLDRNELCPTISAFRTHKVAKQKPAPVVIYDYYDNSRIARQFYDGPKSTVCDICENEDCGESCSIRSQKQRSPKDDNGTADVKAVSGAVTVGALSTMHVLVAVLLLKMFY; translated from the exons aTTTTATTCAATTGTTGCCTCAAATCTGCTGCGACCCAATTCTGAATACCACGTGTCGGTTAACAATTTGAACATCGCAGACACCGTCCGATTTCGGATTACCCTGAACAACACCGACACTGGAGTACCCGTGGCCAGCGAGGATGTGAATCTAGGCCCCGGAGAGTCTCGCCTGATTCCGTTCAGC ATTGGTGATATTCCTCAGGCCGAGTACGGCCTAACTGCCGAAGGGTTATCTGGGTTCACGTTCAGGAACGAAACCAGAATCACGTACCAGGCAAAGAGCTTCTCCGTGTTGGTGCAAACCGATAAGGCAATCTACAAGCCCGGTGATACGGTGCGATTCCGGGTGTTGGTTTTGGATCCGAACACGAAGCCGCTGCAGAAGGTGGACACCATCAAGGTGCACATTACGGACGGCAAGAGCAACCGGATCAAGCAGTGGAGCGATGCACAGTTGGTAAAGGGCGTCTTCGAGTCGGAACTGGCACTTTCCAGCGCTCCGGTGCTGGGTCGTTGGATGGTCAATGTGGAGGTATTGGAGAAGACCACTACGAAGGAGTTTGAGGTAGACGAGTACGTGCTGCCCAAGTTTGAAGTTACCATCGAGTCTCCCGGGATAACGACGTTCAAGGATGGCAAAGTTAAGGCGATTGTGCGAGCCAAGTACACGTACGGAAAGCCTGTGAAAGGAGAAGCTACCGTTTCGGCATATCCCGATTTCCGGTTCCATTATGTGCAACCGTTTGAACGTGATGTTATCACCAGGAAGACCGTCCCAGTAGATGGCAAGGGATCGGTGGAATTCGAGCTACGTGACGAAATCAAGCTTGAGGGTGATTACACAAGAGACATTGTGATCGAGGCTGTAGTTGAGGAGGAGTTGACGGGCCGTAAGCAGAATGCTACAACAAAGGTTAAGATTTACGACAAAAGGTACAAAATGGAACTGATTAAGTCTGCGGACAAGTTTAAGCCCGGACTACCGTACACTGCATGGTTGAAGGCTAGTTTCCAAGATGGAGCACCGATTCAGGACAGCGTTAATCAGGTAGAGGTTACACAAGAGTCAGGATGGCCAGAACGCAACACCACGAAACGTAGCTATACTCTGGACCAAAACGGAATGGCCAAGCTGGTGGTGAACACGGACATCGAAGCGGATTATGTTGAGTTTAAGGCAGAATATTTGGGATCTGTGTTCTACCTGGGATCGATTTCGAAGGGTTGGGTGAAAACAAATGCCTATGTCCGTGCAAAGGTCCTGACAGAAGTGCCCACCATCAACAAGGACGTTACCGTTGATGTCTCGGCTACGGTTCCGATGAAGTACTTTAGCTACCAAGTGCTGGGTCGGGGGGATGTTATTGTCGGTGGAACCATTCCCGTTCCGGATCGCACCCTGCACACCTTCCGCTTCCCGGCCAGCTTTGCGATGGTTCCCCGGGCAAAGTTGGTTGTCTCTTTCGTTCAGGACGATGGTGAGCTTGTCAGCGATAGCGTCGAAATTGAATTTGGCAATGATTTGCAGAATTTC CTTAAAGTTACACTTTCCAAGGCCGAATCGAAGCCGGGCGAGGATGTTGACATTGTGGTGAACACGAACCCGGACTCGTACGTGGGATTGCTTGGTGTTGACCAGAGTGTCCTGCTGCTAAAGAGCGGTAATGACATTACCAGCGGGCAGGTGTTTGACGAGCTAAAGATGTACGAACAGCCCAGCTACGGATATTACAGGAGGAAGCGTTTCGCTCCGTGGCGCCACTATAATACCTACGATGATTTCAAT gATGTAGGAGCAACCATTATGACCAACGCCAATGAACCTCCAC GCACAATGTTTGAGGGATTTCTTGATTCAGGCTTTGATGGTGGTATGGTACCGGTGATGGCAATGGCTGCATCAAGTTCCTTCACTACGAAAATTCCTTCCCAAGTAAGGAAGTCTTTTCCGGAGTCTTGGATTTGGGACTCTATCGATGATAGAAATAG CTTTAGCGGCCAAAAGACCATCACCAAAAAGGTTCCGGACACGATCACCTCCTGGATCATCACCGGTTTCTCGGTGAATCCCGTCTACGGTCTCGGATTGACCCAACAACCACGCAAGCTGAATGTGTTCTTGCCGTTCTTCGTGTCCACCAATCTGCCGTACTCGGTGAAGCGTGGTGAGATCGTATCCATCCCGGTGGTCATCTTCAACTACATGGAATCGGGCCAGACTGCTGAGGTAACGTTCGACAACAGCGAGTACGAGTTCGAGTTTGCCGATGTGGAGAACGAAATCCATGAAAATTCGA AAGCGGAAACGTCCCGCAAAAAGACCGTCGAGGTGCCGTCCAACAGTGGCCGCACGGTTTCGTTCATGATTCGACCGACCAAGCTGGGACACATCACGATCAAGGTAACCGCCACGACGGCACTGGCTGGTGATGGAGTTGAGAGACAGCTGCTCGTAGAACCGGAAGGACTTCCGCAGTTCGTGAACAAGGCTGCGTTCGTTGATCTGCGATCGGCTCCGGAAGTGATGAAGAACTTTACCGTCGAGGTGCCGAAGAATGCCGTGCCGGATTCGACCCGCGTCGAGGTGTCGGTGATTG GTGACGTGCTGGGATCTACCGTGCAGAACCTCGACTCGCTCATCCGAATGCCGTATGGATGTGGTGAACAGAACATGCTGAACTTTGTTCCGAACATTGTCGTTCTGGATTATCTGAAGGGAACGGATCAGTTGACGAGCAAGATTGAGCAGAAGGCAAAGAAGTTTATGGAGTCCGGCTATCAGCGAGAGTTGACCTACCGACACGATGATGGATCGTTCAGTGCGTTTGGAAATTCGGATCCTAAGGGTAGCACGTGGTTGACGGCGTTTGTTGCCCGTTCGTTCAAGCAGGCTGCCAGCCATATCAGTGTCGAGGAAGCGATCATCGATAAGGCTTTGGAATGGCTGAGCGACCAACAGGCCTCCAACGGAAGCTTCCCAGAGGTTGGTAAGGTTTCGCACAAGGATATGCAGGGAGGATCTGGCGAGGGAATCGCATTGACCGCTTACACGCTGATCGCGTTCTTGGAAAACAGGAATCTGCTTCCGAAGTATCAGAACATCGTGAACAAGGCAGTGGATTACGTTGCACGTAATATCGATGGATTGAACGACGTTTATGCTCTAGCAATTGCCGCCTATGCGCTGCAGTTGGCTGATCACAGCTCGAAGGACTTTACCCTGTCGCAGTTGGACGGCAAGGCCACAACCGATGGAGACACCAAGTGGTGGCATAAACCAATCCCGGAAAGCGACAGCAAGAATCCTTGGTACGGAAAGCCAAACTCGGTGAATGTGGAGATGAGTTCTTACGCCATGCTATCGTTCTTGGAGGCCGGTTTGGACACTGATGCGTTGCCAATTATGAAGTGGCTGATCAGTCAGCGTAACGACAAGGGTGGATTCCAGTCGACCCAAGATACGGTCGTTGGACTGCAAGCTTTGGCTAAACTGGCTGCAAAGATCTCCTCAAAGAACAACGATGTTACGATCGTGGTCTCGTACAATGAAAACCAGCAACGTGAGATCAAGGTGAACTCCGAGAATAACCTGATCCTGCAAAAGTTTGAGCTTCCTTCCACTGCGAAAAATGTAGACATCAAGGCCACTGGACGTGGATTTGCTATCGTGTCGCTGGGATACAAGTACAATATGAATGTGACTGGAGAATGGCCACGTTTTGTGCTGGATCCTCAGGTGAATAAGAACTCCAATCAAGACTATCTTCATTTGTCGGTTTGCACTAGTTTTGTTCCGACGACGGGCCAAAACAGTTCTAACATGGCAGTCATGGAGGTTGGTTTCCCAAGTGGGTTCACCGCAGATTCGGATACGCTACCGTCGCTGGAGAACATGGACTACATCAAG AAAGTGGAACTGAAGGACGGCGACACGATCGTGGTACTCTACTTTGACAGTTTGGACCGTAACGAGTTGTGCCCAACGATTTCAGCGTTCCGGACGCACAAGGTAGCCAAGCagaagcctgctccggtggtcATCTACGATTACTACGACAACT CTCGTATCGCTCGCCAGTTCTACGATGGGCCCAAGTCGACGGTGTGCGACATCTGCGAGAATGAAGATTGTGGCGAGTCGTGCTCGATCCGGTCGCAGAAGCAGCGTTCTCCCAAGGATGACAACGGCACTGCGGATGTTAAGGCAGTTAGTGGTGCTGTTACAGTTGGTGCGTTGTCCACGATGCATGTGTTGGTGGCTGTTTTATTGCTGAAAATGTTTTACTAA